One window of the Acinetobacter equi genome contains the following:
- a CDS encoding putative adhesin has protein sequence MTKAKKAHIYTVSGHGQQIKQRSFIVPENVYIHFWTEAGESLNDDLASRIERNPVLYLDQAIYTVRPGEFCPEHVLYDLDGLAKGYSWQNNVTEIVTHHTKNDALKNQKCIRLSSIISTLRLTPQEPIHMYWLACRNYVALSHINDSCIEDKNTIKHFSMTAYEVYEPTILGRIRTFLSRKF, from the coding sequence ATGACAAAAGCTAAAAAAGCACATATCTATACAGTTTCAGGGCATGGTCAGCAAATCAAGCAAAGGAGTTTTATTGTTCCTGAAAACGTATATATTCATTTTTGGACTGAAGCTGGTGAATCATTAAATGATGACTTAGCATCAAGGATAGAGCGTAATCCGGTATTGTATCTAGATCAAGCAATATATACGGTTAGACCTGGTGAGTTTTGTCCAGAGCATGTTTTATATGACTTGGATGGATTGGCTAAAGGATATTCTTGGCAAAATAATGTCACAGAAATAGTTACCCATCATACAAAAAATGATGCATTAAAAAATCAGAAATGCATAAGACTTTCTTCGATAATTTCAACATTAAGATTGACACCACAGGAGCCTATACATATGTATTGGCTTGCTTGCCGAAATTATGTTGCACTTTCACATATAAATGATTCATGTATAGAAGATAAAAATACGATTAAACATTTTAGTATGACAGCATACGAAGTTTATGAGCCTACAATATTAGGACGAATACGTACATTTCTGAGTCGAAAATTTTAA
- a CDS encoding BLUF domain-containing protein: protein MLIRLCYSSKYKQGQFTLVEDIRDILVVARRFNQQHHICGVLYYADGSFFQCLEGENNTVRDLYDSILKDNRHQNVTLLKIDQIKSIKFENWTMKYVESSNPIKSFFKKLNFGSFVPEQLDFKQLDQTLDLLYTEREQLFYSDLSDKNRIFSHYF, encoded by the coding sequence ATGCTAATACGGTTATGTTACAGCAGCAAATACAAACAAGGTCAGTTTACACTTGTTGAAGATATCAGAGATATCTTAGTTGTTGCCCGACGGTTTAATCAACAGCATCATATTTGTGGTGTTTTATATTATGCCGATGGTTCTTTCTTTCAATGCTTAGAGGGAGAAAATAATACTGTCAGAGACCTATATGATAGTATTTTAAAAGATAATCGTCACCAAAATGTCACTTTGTTAAAAATAGATCAAATTAAATCTATTAAATTTGAAAATTGGACAATGAAATATGTTGAATCATCAAATCCTATTAAATCATTTTTTAAAAAACTAAATTTTGGAAGTTTTGTGCCAGAACAGCTAGACTTCAAACAATTAGACCAAACTCTTGATCTACTCTACACTGAAAGGGAACAACTTTTTTATTCAGACTTAAGTGATAAAAACCGTATTTTTTCACACTATTTTTAA
- the metK gene encoding methionine adenosyltransferase produces the protein MREYAVFTSESVSEGHPDKMADQISDAILDAILKEDPYARVACETLVKTGAVVLAGEITTTANVDFEAIVRQTVNGIGYHHSDLGFDGSTCAVINMIGKQSPEIAQGVDRQKPEDQGAGDQGLMFGYASRETDVLMPAPISYAHRLMEKQAELRRNGSLPWLRPDAKSQVTFAYENGKPVRLDAVVLSTQHDPEISQADLKEAVIEEIVKKIIPAEMFHADTKFHINPTGMFVIGGPVGDCGLTGRKIIVDTYGGMARHGGGAFSGKDPSKVDRSAAYAGRYVAKNIVAAGLADKCEIQVSYAIGVAEPTSISINTFNTAKVSEDLIIALVREHFDLRPYGITRMLDLIQPMYQQTASYGHFGREGSDTAFTWEKTDKAEALRASAGL, from the coding sequence ATGCGCGAGTACGCTGTATTTACTTCAGAATCTGTAAGCGAAGGCCATCCAGATAAAATGGCTGATCAAATTAGTGATGCTATTTTGGATGCTATCTTAAAAGAAGACCCATATGCGCGTGTTGCATGTGAAACGCTTGTAAAAACTGGTGCGGTTGTACTTGCTGGTGAAATCACAACAACTGCAAATGTTGACTTTGAAGCAATTGTGCGCCAAACCGTAAATGGTATTGGTTATCACCATTCAGATTTAGGTTTTGATGGCTCAACTTGTGCTGTCATTAATATGATTGGTAAGCAATCTCCCGAAATTGCTCAAGGTGTTGATCGCCAAAAACCAGAAGATCAAGGTGCCGGTGACCAAGGCTTAATGTTTGGTTATGCAAGTCGCGAAACTGACGTTCTTATGCCTGCCCCTATTTCATATGCTCATCGCTTAATGGAAAAACAAGCAGAGTTACGTCGTAATGGTTCTTTACCATGGTTACGCCCAGATGCTAAAAGCCAAGTAACTTTTGCTTATGAAAATGGCAAACCTGTTCGCCTAGATGCTGTTGTTCTTTCTACACAACATGATCCAGAAATTTCTCAAGCAGATTTAAAAGAAGCTGTAATTGAAGAAATTGTTAAAAAGATCATTCCTGCTGAAATGTTCCATGCAGACACTAAATTCCACATCAACCCAACTGGGATGTTTGTGATTGGTGGTCCTGTAGGTGACTGTGGTTTAACTGGTCGTAAAATCATTGTAGATACTTATGGTGGTATGGCACGTCATGGCGGTGGTGCATTCTCTGGTAAAGATCCATCAAAAGTTGACCGTTCTGCTGCATATGCTGGTCGCTATGTTGCTAAAAACATCGTTGCCGCTGGTCTTGCTGATAAATGTGAAATTCAAGTTTCCTATGCAATTGGTGTTGCTGAGCCAACATCTATTTCAATTAACACATTTAATACTGCTAAAGTATCTGAAGATTTAATCATTGCTCTTGTTCGTGAACACTTTGACTTACGTCCATATGGTATTACACGTATGTTAGATCTCATTCAGCCAATGTATCAACAAACAGCATCTTATGGTCATTTCGGCCGTGAAGGTTCTGATACTGCATTTACATGGGAAAAAACAGACAAAGCTGAAGCACTTAGAGCATCTGCTGGACTATAA
- the tkt gene encoding transketolase has translation MTTPLNERRVANAIRVLAMDAVQKANSGHPGAPMGMADIADVVWREFLNHNPSNPQWANRDRFVLSNGHGSMLQYALLHLTGYDLSIEDLKSFRQLHSKTPGHPELGYAPGIETTTGPLGQGIANAVGFALAEKTLAAQFNKDDITVVDHFTYCFLGDGCLMEGVSHEACSLAGTLGLGKLVAYYDDNGISIDGEVEGWFSDDTEQRFHAYGWQVLKVDGHDANAIREATIAAKLETTKPTLIICKTVIGLGSPNKQGKEDCHGAPLGHDEISLTRKALGWAEEAFEIPADIYKAWDAKEKGAKSEAAWNETFAAYAAKYPTEAAELKRRLTGALPETFAADADAYIADVNAKAETIATRKASQNAIQAFAPLLPEILGGSADLAGSNLTLWKGAQGVQENPAGNYVHYGVREFGMTAIANGVALHGGFIPYVATFLMFMEYARNAVRMSALMKQRVIHVYTHDSIGLGEDGPTHQPIEQIASLRGTPNLNTWRPCDTVEAAISWKSALLRSEGPSALIFSRQNLPFQARTDAQIADVAKGGYVLAKEKGELKAIIIATGSEVALAMEAYAQLDGVRVVSMPCAEEFMKQDAAYREAVLPTNIRARVAVEAAHVDYWWKFVGLDGRVIGMTTYGESAPAKDLFQHFGITTEAVVAAVKEITA, from the coding sequence ATGACAACCCCGCTTAATGAACGTCGTGTTGCAAACGCAATTCGTGTGTTGGCAATGGATGCTGTGCAAAAAGCAAATTCAGGTCATCCAGGTGCACCAATGGGGATGGCAGACATCGCTGATGTTGTTTGGCGTGAATTTTTAAACCATAACCCAAGTAATCCACAATGGGCGAATCGTGACCGTTTTGTATTGTCTAATGGTCATGGTTCTATGTTGCAATACGCATTGCTTCATTTAACGGGTTATGATCTTTCAATTGAAGATCTTAAATCATTCCGTCAATTACATTCAAAAACACCTGGTCATCCAGAATTAGGTTATGCACCAGGTATTGAAACTACAACTGGTCCATTAGGTCAGGGTATTGCTAATGCAGTAGGTTTTGCTTTAGCTGAAAAAACATTAGCTGCTCAATTTAATAAAGATGATATTACTGTCGTTGATCACTTTACTTATTGTTTCCTGGGTGATGGTTGTTTAATGGAGGGTGTTTCTCATGAAGCATGTTCATTAGCAGGTACACTAGGACTGGGTAAACTTGTTGCTTATTATGATGATAATGGCATTTCAATTGATGGTGAAGTTGAAGGTTGGTTCTCAGATGATACAGAACAACGTTTCCATGCTTACGGCTGGCAAGTTCTTAAAGTAGATGGTCATGATGCGAATGCTATTCGTGAAGCGACTATTGCTGCAAAATTGGAAACAACTAAACCAACTTTAATTATCTGTAAAACAGTAATTGGTTTGGGTTCCCCGAATAAACAAGGTAAAGAAGATTGTCATGGTGCACCATTAGGTCATGACGAAATTTCTTTAACTCGTAAAGCTTTAGGTTGGGCTGAAGAAGCATTTGAAATTCCTGCTGATATTTATAAAGCTTGGGATGCAAAAGAGAAAGGTGCTAAATCTGAAGCTGCTTGGAATGAAACATTTGCTGCATACGCTGCGAAATATCCAACTGAAGCAGCTGAGCTTAAACGTCGTTTAACTGGCGCATTACCAGAAACTTTTGCAGCAGATGCAGATGCGTATATTGCTGACGTAAATGCAAAAGCGGAAACAATTGCAACACGTAAAGCAAGCCAAAATGCAATTCAAGCATTTGCACCATTATTACCTGAAATTTTAGGTGGTTCTGCTGACTTGGCTGGTTCTAACTTAACACTTTGGAAAGGTGCTCAAGGTGTTCAAGAGAATCCAGCTGGTAACTATGTACATTATGGTGTACGTGAATTTGGTATGACGGCAATTGCAAATGGTGTAGCGCTTCACGGTGGCTTTATTCCTTATGTTGCAACATTCCTAATGTTTATGGAATATGCACGTAATGCAGTTCGTATGTCTGCATTAATGAAGCAGCGTGTAATTCATGTATATACACATGACTCTATTGGTCTTGGTGAAGATGGTCCAACACATCAACCAATCGAGCAAATTGCATCTTTACGTGGCACACCTAATTTAAATACATGGCGCCCATGTGATACTGTAGAAGCAGCAATTTCTTGGAAATCTGCACTTTTACGTTCAGAAGGCCCATCTGCATTAATTTTCTCTCGTCAAAACTTACCGTTCCAAGCACGTACTGATGCACAAATTGCAGATGTTGCGAAAGGTGGTTATGTACTTGCGAAAGAAAAAGGCGAATTGAAAGCAATCATCATTGCGACTGGTTCTGAAGTAGCTTTGGCGATGGAAGCTTATGCTCAACTTGATGGTGTGCGTGTTGTTTCTATGCCATGTGCTGAAGAGTTTATGAAGCAAGATGCAGCTTATCGTGAAGCTGTTCTTCCAACGAATATTCGTGCGCGTGTTGCTGTGGAAGCTGCTCATGTAGATTATTGGTGGAAATTTGTTGGTTTAGATGGTCGTGTTATTGGTATGACGACTTATGGTGAATCAGCACCAGCAAAAGACTTGTTCCAACATTTTGGAATTACAACTGAAGCAGTTGTTGCAGCGGTAAAAGAAATTACAGCTTAA
- the mfd gene encoding transcription-repair coupling factor, whose translation MFQEEISKLDLDRLKAGEKRWIGNLQGSAAALLFKEISEHSKKLFVIVARNNQHLSQLESEFEFYGLKPTIFPDWEILPYDRLSPHQDIVSERLAILSNIPQNGVLLVSASTIAQRVAPVSWVLGEHFDIQVGQKFALEQQKQRLIQAGYHLVDTVYDHGEFAVRGSIVDIYASGQQAPIRIDLFDDEVETLKFFDPETQRTIEPLNHFKVLPAKEFPLKEGRSVFRNRYADMFPTANPKKNSIYQDVLDGIASPGIEFYLPLFFEEDAMESQSSLFSYLPNHSIVITDRHLDDELASYWKEIQRRYEDRRHNIDQPLLAPEYLFIPPNSVLEKLNQFGRCISSSQIFDEKAGVLNVVTEAPPRLAVEPKQEQPFSAVKDYIDTANFPVLLVAESAGRRETLRDVLRASLGEIPIVENFQNFLQSSYSIAITNAPLDRGLVLLDKLSVISENQLYEHRVVQRRRKRQQEVSEEFLIRSLTELSIGAPVVHIDYGVGRYAGLITLSIDDQDHEFLQLDYADAAKVYVPVTNLHLISRYSGGDPDLAPLHKLGTDVWSKAKRKALEQIHDVAAELLHIQARRQAKPGFGFEIDEKLYMQFASGFAYEETLDQANAIEATLYDMQKAKPMDRLVCGDVGFGKTEVAMRAAFVAVQNNKQVAVLVPTTLLAQQHYESFKDRFADWPIRIEVLSRFGSSKSHTKIIEDLVDGKVDIVIGTHKILQENIQFKNLGLMIVDEEHRFGVRDKERIKAMRADVDMLTLTATPIPRTLNMAFSGMRDLSIIATPPARRLAVKTFVQEQTGDSVKEAILRELLRGGQVYFLHNEVETIERTAESLRELVPEARVAVAHGQMREKELEQAMQQFYHKEYNVLVCSTIIETGIDVPNANTIIIERADKLGLAQLHQLRGRVGRSHHQAYAYLLVPSIKGLKGDAEKRLDAITRASALGAGFMLATEDLEIRGAGELLGEQQSGSMQAIGYSLYMEMLEKATKAIQKGKTPNFDAPLSLTAEINLHMPALIPDDYLGDVHQRLLFYKRISNTDTQEKLDHIRMELIDRFGIPPEPVKQLFAVHQIRLKAEQLGITKIDISSHGGYIEFSPDTPVQAMTIIQMMQKQPTYFRMDGGQRLKIMVMLEDYLKRIQFINDILGQLLKDMRA comes from the coding sequence ATGTTTCAAGAAGAAATTTCTAAGTTAGATCTAGATCGATTAAAAGCTGGTGAAAAACGCTGGATTGGTAATTTACAAGGTTCAGCGGCTGCTTTACTTTTTAAGGAAATCAGTGAGCATTCAAAAAAGCTCTTTGTTATTGTTGCTAGGAATAATCAGCATTTAAGTCAATTAGAAAGTGAATTTGAATTTTATGGTTTAAAGCCGACCATTTTCCCTGATTGGGAGATTCTTCCATATGATCGCTTATCTCCACATCAAGACATTGTGTCAGAGCGTTTAGCAATACTTTCAAATATACCTCAAAATGGCGTTTTATTAGTTTCAGCATCAACAATAGCTCAGCGTGTGGCACCTGTTTCTTGGGTATTAGGTGAACATTTTGATATACAGGTCGGTCAAAAATTTGCATTAGAACAACAAAAACAACGATTAATTCAAGCAGGATACCATTTAGTCGATACAGTTTATGATCATGGTGAATTTGCTGTTCGTGGTAGTATTGTAGATATTTATGCTTCAGGACAGCAAGCACCAATCCGTATAGATTTATTTGATGATGAAGTTGAAACTTTAAAATTTTTTGATCCAGAAACTCAAAGGACAATAGAGCCTTTAAATCATTTTAAAGTGTTACCAGCAAAAGAATTTCCATTAAAAGAAGGGCGTTCAGTATTTCGTAATCGTTATGCTGATATGTTTCCAACAGCAAATCCGAAAAAAAATTCAATTTATCAGGATGTTTTAGATGGAATTGCATCACCAGGAATAGAGTTTTATTTGCCTCTATTTTTTGAAGAGGATGCAATGGAAAGTCAGAGCTCTTTATTTTCGTACTTACCAAATCATTCCATTGTAATTACAGATAGGCACTTAGACGATGAATTGGCAAGTTATTGGAAAGAAATTCAAAGAAGATATGAAGATAGACGCCATAATATTGATCAGCCATTATTAGCTCCAGAATATTTATTTATCCCACCAAATTCTGTTCTAGAGAAATTAAATCAATTTGGTCGCTGTATTTCATCATCACAAATATTTGATGAAAAGGCAGGTGTATTAAATGTCGTTACAGAAGCTCCACCTCGTTTAGCTGTAGAACCAAAACAAGAACAGCCTTTTTCTGCAGTTAAAGATTATATTGATACAGCAAATTTTCCTGTGCTTCTAGTTGCTGAAAGCGCGGGTCGTAGAGAAACATTACGTGATGTTTTAAGAGCAAGTTTAGGTGAGATTCCAATTGTAGAAAATTTTCAAAATTTTTTACAATCATCATATTCAATTGCAATTACAAATGCACCTTTAGATCGTGGATTAGTACTTCTTGATAAGTTAAGTGTTATTTCAGAAAACCAGTTATATGAACATCGTGTTGTACAACGTCGTCGGAAACGTCAGCAAGAGGTTTCTGAAGAGTTCTTAATTCGAAGTTTAACTGAGCTTAGTATTGGTGCACCTGTTGTACATATTGATTATGGTGTTGGTCGCTATGCGGGATTAATTACATTAAGTATTGATGATCAAGATCATGAATTTCTTCAGTTAGATTATGCCGATGCTGCAAAAGTATATGTTCCTGTAACTAACTTACATTTAATTAGTCGTTATAGTGGTGGAGATCCTGATTTAGCACCATTACATAAGTTGGGAACTGATGTATGGAGCAAAGCAAAACGAAAAGCTTTAGAGCAAATTCATGATGTTGCTGCAGAGTTATTGCATATTCAAGCACGCAGACAAGCAAAGCCAGGATTCGGTTTTGAAATAGATGAAAAGCTGTATATGCAATTTGCGTCTGGATTCGCTTATGAAGAAACTTTGGATCAGGCCAATGCTATTGAAGCAACTTTATATGATATGCAAAAAGCAAAACCAATGGACCGTTTGGTGTGTGGTGATGTTGGTTTTGGTAAAACTGAAGTTGCAATGCGAGCAGCATTTGTAGCTGTACAAAATAATAAACAAGTTGCTGTTCTTGTGCCAACAACATTATTAGCGCAGCAACATTATGAATCATTTAAAGATCGCTTCGCAGATTGGCCTATACGTATAGAAGTTTTATCTCGGTTTGGTTCTTCAAAATCTCATACAAAAATCATTGAAGATCTTGTTGATGGTAAGGTAGATATTGTGATTGGTACGCATAAAATTTTACAAGAAAATATACAGTTTAAAAACTTAGGATTAATGATTGTAGATGAAGAACACCGTTTTGGTGTGCGAGATAAAGAGCGTATCAAAGCAATGCGTGCTGATGTTGATATGTTGACATTAACAGCAACTCCGATACCTCGCACCTTAAATATGGCATTTAGTGGTATGCGTGATTTATCTATTATTGCAACACCACCAGCTCGTCGTTTGGCTGTTAAAACTTTTGTACAAGAGCAAACTGGTGATTCTGTAAAAGAGGCAATTTTGCGTGAGTTATTACGCGGTGGACAGGTTTATTTCTTGCATAATGAAGTTGAAACAATTGAACGTACAGCTGAGTCATTGCGCGAGTTAGTTCCTGAAGCTCGTGTTGCTGTTGCTCATGGGCAAATGCGTGAAAAAGAGTTAGAACAAGCCATGCAACAGTTTTACCATAAAGAATATAATGTTTTGGTTTGTTCAACAATTATTGAAACAGGTATTGATGTTCCTAATGCGAATACAATTATTATTGAACGAGCAGATAAATTGGGGCTTGCACAATTGCATCAATTGCGCGGTCGTGTAGGACGTTCGCATCATCAAGCATATGCATATTTACTTGTGCCTTCAATTAAAGGTTTAAAAGGCGATGCAGAAAAACGCTTAGATGCGATTACTCGAGCTTCAGCTTTAGGTGCAGGTTTTATGTTAGCAACTGAAGATTTGGAAATTCGTGGAGCAGGTGAGTTGTTGGGTGAGCAACAAAGTGGCTCTATGCAAGCAATTGGTTATAGTTTATATATGGAAATGCTTGAAAAAGCGACTAAAGCAATTCAAAAAGGAAAAACGCCAAATTTTGATGCACCATTGTCGTTAACTGCAGAAATTAATTTGCATATGCCTGCACTTATTCCAGATGACTATTTGGGTGATGTGCATCAGCGATTATTGTTTTATAAACGTATTAGTAATACAGACACACAAGAAAAACTAGATCATATTCGCATGGAATTAATCGATCGATTTGGTATACCTCCAGAACCTGTTAAACAGTTATTTGCGGTGCATCAAATTCGTTTGAAAGCAGAGCAATTGGGTATTACGAAAATTGATATTAGTTCTCATGGTGGTTATATTGAGTTTTCACCAGATACACCCGTGCAAGCTATGACTATTATTCAGATGATGCAAAAACAGCCAACCTATTTTAGAATGGATGGTGGTCAGCGCTTAAAAATCATGGTGATGTTAGAGGATTATCTGAAGAGAATTCAATTCATTAATGATATATTAGGTCAATTGCTGAAGGATATGCGTGCTTAA
- a CDS encoding acyltransferase family protein, protein MQFRYDINGLRAIAVLAVVIFHFNPRWLEGGFAGVDVFFVISGFLMTSIIFSSVAKNSFNLFKFYNARANRIIPVLAAMSAVLLVFGWYFLIPPDYSSLGEQVTKSASFTSNLLFAKGGGYFDTSEHTKWLLHTWSLSVEWQFYIFFPIIIIILKKYLNFSNLKRIVIGLFLASFIYCIYATYKDTKTAYFLLTTRAWEMLLGGLAFLYPWSLKNKSVLMSTQCIGLILIIASYFLMSNYTLWPGYMALIPTLGAYLIIISNQQNNILINNPIFNSIGKWSYSIYVWHWPLVVLGFYFAFTNWWMYGIPLSIFLGFLSYHFIEKINFPRYASWKEIYKVIPFYIFLIILACGYSIKKMKGVESRLPEQAQIANKEMSNSNPYKCDVRNFNPCPIGNSSQIKAIIIGDSHSDSLTTSLASIFNLNQQGVLSLSNSACPFILNAKFYKKDSICPEINEKRLDLIESKKYQNTPIVLVGRYPSYLIGENDPERIPSSGAKPLLYFGNDINPSQQKQFNLFEQNLETTLCAVSQSNPTYIVQPIPELGFNAPKRIMQNIFNHKNLPTTISLNSYEQRTNQIRQIIEKTASKCGATVLDPINILCKSGECISEYNGRPIYKDGDHLSEYGNKLLIPMFEKILE, encoded by the coding sequence ATGCAATTTAGATACGATATCAATGGATTACGTGCTATCGCTGTTCTTGCGGTTGTTATTTTTCACTTTAATCCTAGATGGCTAGAAGGTGGGTTTGCAGGAGTTGATGTTTTCTTTGTCATTTCAGGCTTCTTAATGACCTCTATTATTTTTAGTAGTGTAGCGAAAAACTCTTTCAATCTTTTCAAATTTTACAATGCTCGTGCCAATCGCATTATTCCAGTTTTAGCCGCAATGTCTGCTGTGTTACTTGTTTTTGGCTGGTACTTTTTAATTCCTCCTGATTACAGCAGTCTAGGTGAACAAGTTACCAAAAGTGCTAGCTTTACATCAAATCTTCTCTTCGCAAAAGGTGGTGGATATTTTGATACATCAGAACATACAAAATGGCTATTACACACATGGTCTTTATCTGTTGAATGGCAATTTTATATCTTTTTCCCAATTATTATTATCATACTCAAAAAATATCTAAATTTTTCAAATCTTAAGCGAATAGTAATTGGTTTATTTTTAGCAAGTTTTATCTATTGTATTTATGCAACATACAAGGACACTAAAACAGCCTACTTTCTTTTAACAACACGTGCTTGGGAAATGCTTCTTGGTGGACTTGCATTTCTTTATCCATGGTCATTAAAAAACAAATCCGTATTAATGAGCACTCAATGTATAGGATTAATCCTCATTATTGCTTCGTATTTTTTAATGTCGAACTATACACTTTGGCCTGGCTATATGGCCCTTATTCCAACACTTGGCGCATATTTAATAATTATAAGCAATCAGCAAAATAATATTCTCATTAACAACCCTATCTTTAATTCTATTGGAAAATGGTCATATTCAATTTATGTATGGCATTGGCCTTTAGTTGTTCTAGGATTCTATTTTGCATTTACTAATTGGTGGATGTATGGCATACCTCTTTCAATTTTCTTAGGTTTCTTAAGCTACCATTTCATTGAAAAAATTAACTTCCCTCGCTATGCATCTTGGAAAGAGATTTATAAAGTTATTCCATTTTATATTTTCTTAATTATTTTAGCTTGCGGTTATTCCATCAAAAAAATGAAGGGTGTTGAATCTAGATTGCCAGAACAAGCACAAATTGCAAATAAGGAAATGTCAAATTCAAATCCGTATAAATGTGATGTTCGCAATTTTAATCCATGCCCTATTGGTAACTCTTCACAAATTAAAGCCATTATTATTGGTGATAGTCACTCTGACTCGCTCACAACCTCCTTAGCTTCTATTTTTAACTTAAATCAACAGGGAGTTCTTTCCTTATCAAACTCAGCCTGCCCTTTCATTTTAAATGCAAAATTCTATAAAAAAGATAGTATTTGTCCTGAAATTAATGAAAAGCGCTTAGATTTAATTGAGTCAAAAAAATATCAAAACACTCCAATTGTTTTAGTTGGTAGATATCCAAGCTATCTGATTGGAGAAAATGATCCTGAGAGAATCCCTAGCTCAGGTGCTAAACCACTACTATATTTTGGTAATGATATAAATCCTTCACAACAAAAACAATTTAATTTATTTGAACAAAATTTAGAGACGACTTTATGTGCAGTTTCTCAATCAAATCCAACATATATTGTTCAGCCAATTCCTGAATTAGGTTTTAATGCACCTAAAAGGATTATGCAAAATATCTTTAATCATAAAAACTTACCAACAACTATTTCACTAAATAGTTATGAGCAAAGGACAAATCAGATTCGTCAAATTATTGAAAAAACAGCATCAAAATGTGGAGCAACTGTTCTAGACCCTATCAATATTTTATGCAAATCTGGTGAATGTATTTCAGAATATAATGGTCGCCCAATCTACAAAGATGGTGATCATTTAAGTGAATACGGCAACAAATTACTTATTCCAATGTTTGAAAAAATATTAGAATAG
- a CDS encoding CynX/NimT family MFS transporter has protein sequence MSKISKQDIWIILAGYLAAINVGKLAPIIPILQNELDISFAQAGLSLSLIQGAGMLFALCIGAFSERIGLKLCLIVGLIILGISSIAGYFINTVFSLYLFRFGEGIGYLCITICAPAILKRISTSQSLNFKLGLWSSYMGGGVGFAILTIPLLLDYMTWQELWVILGCVSFFIAAMIQWCVTLKEEISISQQNSSFLNILKITLTHPPVLCLAIIFSCYAGQWTTLVGLLPSMYVNDGLSLKTAGMLVSVVVLANLVGTFSGGSLLQRGISPSRLLNFSLISVLVANIIAFSTTKWLSFEFKYISAILSSLLGGLIPTTIFAITIQYAPRLNAIAASVGLVIQVSACAQLLIVPLSAFVVTKTQDWSSLAIISSCLCLLGLMMVYFLFQNYSSKYNKMNTSL, from the coding sequence ATGTCAAAGATTTCTAAACAAGATATTTGGATTATTTTAGCAGGCTACTTAGCAGCAATAAATGTTGGGAAGCTTGCACCAATTATTCCTATTTTACAAAATGAACTGGATATTAGTTTTGCTCAAGCAGGTCTTTCATTGTCATTAATACAAGGTGCAGGCATGTTATTTGCACTTTGTATTGGTGCTTTTTCAGAAAGAATTGGTTTAAAGCTCTGTCTAATAGTGGGCTTAATTATACTAGGCATAAGTAGTATTGCTGGTTATTTTATTAACACTGTTTTTTCTTTATATTTATTTCGTTTTGGGGAAGGTATTGGTTATTTATGTATCACAATTTGTGCACCAGCAATATTAAAACGAATAAGTACATCGCAAAGTTTAAACTTTAAACTCGGATTATGGAGCTCATATATGGGGGGTGGGGTTGGTTTTGCCATCTTAACTATTCCACTATTGCTAGATTATATGACATGGCAAGAATTATGGGTGATCTTAGGCTGTGTTAGTTTTTTTATTGCAGCAATGATTCAATGGTGTGTAACGTTAAAGGAAGAAATTAGCATCTCTCAACAAAATTCGTCATTTTTAAATATTTTAAAGATAACGCTCACACATCCACCTGTTTTGTGTTTGGCTATTATTTTTTCATGTTATGCAGGCCAATGGACAACCTTGGTAGGCTTATTACCTAGTATGTATGTTAATGATGGATTAAGTCTAAAAACAGCAGGTATGCTCGTTTCCGTAGTTGTACTTGCTAATTTGGTTGGAACATTTAGTGGTGGGAGTCTATTACAGCGTGGTATTTCTCCTTCTAGATTATTAAACTTTAGTTTAATCAGTGTGTTGGTCGCAAATATTATTGCTTTTTCTACGACTAAATGGTTGAGTTTTGAATTTAAATACATCAGTGCTATTTTATCCTCTCTCCTTGGAGGGCTTATTCCTACGACAATTTTTGCAATTACTATTCAGTATGCACCTCGTTTAAATGCGATTGCAGCAAGTGTGGGGCTAGTGATACAAGTATCTGCTTGTGCTCAACTTTTGATTGTTCCACTTAGTGCATTTGTGGTTACAAAAACTCAAGATTGGTCTAGTCTTGCAATTATTAGCTCATGCTTATGCTTATTAGGTTTAATGATGGTTTATTTTTTATTTCAGAATTATTCATCTAAATATAACAAAATGAACACATCACTTTGA